In Deltaproteobacteria bacterium, the DNA window GCTCTCGGGGGTCGGTGTCGAGAGGTTCTCGCTCGGCTTCGGACCGAAGGTCCTGTGGTTCCGCCGCGGCGAGACGGAGTACAGGGTGTCGCTCCTGCCGCTGGGCGGCTACGTCAAGATGGTGGGCGAGCACCTCGACGACGAGGTGGAGCCCGCCGAGCTCGACAAGTCCTTCAACCGCAAGCCCGTGAGGACGCGGGCCGCCATCGTGGCCGCCGGCTCGGTCATGAACCTGGTCCTCGCCGCCCTCCTTCTGCCCCTCATCTACATGATCGGCATAGAGGTGCCGGCCTACCTCGAGGGCGAGGCCGTCATAGGCTACGTGGCCGAGGACGGGGCGGCCGGGGCCGCCGGCATTAAAAAGGGCGATGTCGTCACCGCCGTCGACGGCAGGCCCATACGAAGCTGGGAGGAACTCGCCACCGCTCTCGTCATGAACCCCGACAAGCCCCTGGAGGTCGAGGTGCGCCGCGACGGCGAGACGTTCACCACGGTGCTCACCCCGCAGGCCTCGCAGAGCACGGGAGGCGGCGTGGCCGGGCTCCTTCCGCCCATGGAGCCCGTCATAGGACGGGTGTCGCCGGGCTACCCGGCCGAGGCGGCGGGGCTTGAGCCGGGCGACAGGATCGCCGCCATCGAGGGCAGGGAGATAACCCACTGGGCCGAGCTCGAGGGCCTCATCCACAACAGCGACGGGCCCCTCGAACTGCGCATAGTGCGCGGCTCGGAGAGTTTCACCGTCGAGATAACGCCGCGCTT includes these proteins:
- the rseP gene encoding RIP metalloprotease RseP produces the protein MTTLVSFIIVLGALIFIHELGHFVVAKLSGVGVERFSLGFGPKVLWFRRGETEYRVSLLPLGGYVKMVGEHLDDEVEPAELDKSFNRKPVRTRAAIVAAGSVMNLVLAALLLPLIYMIGIEVPAYLEGEAVIGYVAEDGAAGAAGIKKGDVVTAVDGRPIRSWEELATALVMNPDKPLEVEVRRDGETFTTVLTPQASQSTGGGVAGLLPPMEPVIGRVSPGYPAEAAGLEPGDRIAAIEGREITHWAELEGLIHNSDGPLELRIVRGSESFTVEITPRFNEEMGVYLIGISRSEETVHKSYGLIGAVRHGMAAGVKMTVQLFVVIKGLVVGDYSLKTLGGPIMIAQAAGQAAESGVTDLLSLMAFLSLQLGIINLFPIPVLDGGHLVFLVVEAARGRPLSERVVGIAQQVGLALLITLMVLVSYNDVLRLFG